In Neorhizobium sp. NCHU2750, a single genomic region encodes these proteins:
- a CDS encoding STM3941 family protein, protein MDLYKNTLNIAQDTKKMALWALAGAIVSLLCAASGLHLIKGAAAGCFDEFLLDCGALFFGGCTIALIYRLYSMGGAKPVVTLGPEGFCDVRIASGTIPWAAIQGISTAQIRRQKFVVLTIDPAIEAGLGLTAMTRWTRNANRSLGIDGLCVATQGLKIGHKQLLDKLEGYMAARANEAR, encoded by the coding sequence ATGGATCTCTACAAGAATACACTCAATATCGCGCAGGATACGAAGAAGATGGCACTCTGGGCGCTGGCGGGTGCCATTGTCTCCCTGCTTTGCGCAGCCTCCGGCCTGCATCTCATCAAGGGTGCCGCCGCAGGCTGCTTCGATGAATTTCTGCTCGACTGCGGCGCGCTTTTCTTTGGCGGCTGCACCATCGCGCTGATCTACCGGCTGTACAGCATGGGGGGAGCCAAGCCAGTCGTCACGCTTGGCCCGGAGGGGTTTTGCGATGTGAGGATTGCGTCAGGCACCATCCCCTGGGCGGCCATTCAGGGCATCTCCACTGCACAGATACGTCGGCAGAAATTTGTCGTGCTGACGATCGATCCGGCCATCGAGGCAGGTCTCGGCCTGACCGCGATGACGCGGTGGACGCGCAACGCCAATCGCAGTCTGGGAATAGACGGGCTTTGCGTCGCAACTCAGGGCTTGAAGATTGGGCACAAGCAATTGCTGGACAAGCTTGAGGGATACATGGCCGCTCGGGCGAACGAAGCCAGATAG
- a CDS encoding NADPH-dependent FMN reductase, translating to MKFLALSGSTRRASTNTAMLAGVASAARPLHDMDVFDAIGHFPIFSPDLEEAPLPQILRHFMSSIQHSDGLIISSPEYVRSIAGGMKNAIDWLVSRPEIIGKPIVLMHASHRGDDALNQLRGVLSTISDRFFPDIFLRFELMNKSGEEIHRYLQEAENRQAILRFLERFAIRCGQ from the coding sequence ATGAAGTTCTTGGCATTATCCGGCAGCACCCGGCGGGCATCCACCAATACGGCGATGTTGGCCGGGGTCGCATCGGCTGCGCGGCCCCTGCATGACATGGACGTCTTCGACGCCATTGGTCATTTTCCGATCTTTTCACCGGATCTGGAGGAGGCACCCCTGCCTCAGATTCTCCGGCATTTCATGTCTTCCATCCAGCACTCGGATGGGCTGATCATATCTAGCCCGGAATATGTCCGATCCATTGCGGGCGGGATGAAGAACGCCATCGACTGGCTCGTTTCCCGTCCCGAGATCATCGGCAAGCCAATTGTGCTGATGCATGCCTCGCATCGTGGGGACGACGCGCTGAACCAACTCAGGGGAGTACTGTCGACGATCAGTGACCGATTTTTTCCAGATATATTCCTGCGTTTCGAGTTGATGAACAAATCCGGCGAGGAGATCCACCGCTATCTGCAAGAAGCGGAAAACCGGCAAGCAATTCTCCGGTTCCTTGAACGTTTTGCCATCCGCTGTGGCCAATAG
- a CDS encoding DUF2867 domain-containing protein: MHPKPAIVADRSALDYYDSQTIDVPRAITALEAWTMITEQTGPLMRLAFKARDAISAPFGVRRIGGFAQPRRDEVKVGDHLDFFLVEDIGSDILVLTARDRHLDVMTCVTTGAGSVSITASVITKNRFGRLYMLPVGLAHRQIVRNSLKRLRKTIGSKQ, from the coding sequence ATGCACCCCAAACCCGCCATCGTCGCAGATCGATCCGCCCTGGATTATTACGACAGCCAGACCATCGACGTCCCCCGCGCCATCACTGCACTTGAAGCCTGGACGATGATAACCGAACAGACGGGACCGCTGATGCGCCTTGCATTCAAGGCCCGCGACGCGATCTCCGCGCCTTTCGGCGTAAGGCGCATCGGTGGCTTCGCGCAGCCGCGGCGAGACGAGGTCAAAGTCGGCGATCATCTCGACTTCTTTCTCGTCGAGGATATCGGCTCCGATATCCTCGTACTCACGGCCAGAGACCGCCATCTCGACGTGATGACCTGCGTGACCACCGGCGCAGGCAGCGTATCGATCACCGCATCCGTCATCACCAAGAATCGTTTCGGCAGGCTCTACATGCTTCCCGTCGGCCTCGCTCACCGGCAAATCGTGCGCAACTCGCTTAAACGGTTGAGGAAGACGATCGGCAGCAAGCAGTGA
- a CDS encoding bifunctional helix-turn-helix transcriptional regulator/GNAT family N-acetyltransferase has product MDVLAQYPNAFLGSRLKRLAEEMLADASALARHNGVSVPSGLYPVLFLLVGPDGRTVGDLALAMKVSQPAMTKSVAKLVKAGLVQISKGVSDKRQSIVIITAAGRTAVERGQQAILPLIDNVVRELTAGLSGDFSRQIDIIERRLSDRSLSNRAEDHTMLEIEQARDEDLPHVVTLLNQAYRDNSSQSAWTTEVGLIDGDRISEETLAQDVADKPDARLMVFKPEGKVKGCVWLEPSGNDVWYLGSLAVDPDMQNAGLGRRLLSSAEAYIRLHGGRSVKMTVIDVRDALLAWYERRGYQRTGITEPFPYGDTRFGTPTKPGLQFEVLTKAL; this is encoded by the coding sequence ATGGATGTCCTGGCGCAATACCCCAACGCCTTCCTGGGCAGTCGCCTGAAACGGCTGGCTGAAGAGATGCTGGCCGATGCGAGTGCGCTTGCCAGGCATAACGGCGTATCCGTGCCTTCCGGGCTCTATCCGGTCCTGTTCCTGCTGGTCGGGCCGGACGGCCGCACGGTGGGTGACCTGGCGCTTGCCATGAAGGTCAGTCAGCCGGCGATGACGAAGAGCGTGGCCAAGCTGGTGAAGGCGGGACTGGTACAGATCTCCAAGGGCGTGTCGGACAAGCGGCAGTCCATCGTGATCATCACGGCTGCCGGTAGAACGGCGGTCGAGCGCGGACAGCAGGCGATCCTGCCCCTGATCGACAACGTAGTGCGCGAGCTGACTGCCGGTCTTTCCGGCGATTTTTCAAGACAGATCGATATTATCGAGAGACGGCTTTCCGACCGCTCTCTCAGCAACCGAGCGGAGGATCACACTATGCTCGAAATAGAACAGGCAAGGGATGAAGACCTGCCGCACGTCGTCACGCTGTTGAACCAGGCGTATCGCGACAACAGTTCACAGTCTGCCTGGACGACCGAGGTCGGCCTCATCGACGGCGACCGGATCAGCGAGGAAACATTGGCACAGGACGTGGCCGACAAGCCGGATGCGCGGCTGATGGTGTTCAAGCCCGAGGGCAAGGTGAAGGGCTGTGTCTGGCTCGAGCCAAGCGGCAACGATGTCTGGTATCTCGGTTCGCTGGCGGTCGACCCGGACATGCAGAATGCAGGTTTGGGGCGTCGCCTGCTGTCCTCGGCGGAAGCCTATATTCGCCTGCATGGCGGTCGCTCGGTCAAGATGACGGTCATTGACGTGCGCGATGCGCTGCTTGCCTGGTATGAACGGCGAGGCTATCAGCGGACAGGGATTACGGAACCCTTTCCGTACGGCGACACACGCTTCGGCACCCCGACAAAGCCGGGCCTGCAATTCGAGGTGCTGACGAAAGCGCTGTAG
- a CDS encoding DUF4167 domain-containing protein, which translates to MRPGQQNKRGRGRGSNNNGGGGGGNNNFQRKGGNPLSRTYDSSGPDVKIRGTAQHIAEKYSALARDAQSSGDRVMAENYLQHAEHYNRIIAAAQAQMQDRFQHQERDGNSIDQDDLDGGDGDDLGYAPQPMIDEPQQRREQREQREPREQNAQGQNPQGQNGQGQNNQAQGGQEQQPRENRRDRNERRERRQDRPDRGERAERSAEPKAPVAPQVTEAAEISAPVIEDGSGPQPVIEGTPAEVVVEEEAQTEAAPRRRRAAATRPRRQPRKSAEAAEGEEPATEMADVAAGE; encoded by the coding sequence ATGAGGCCAGGACAGCAGAACAAGCGTGGTCGAGGGCGTGGTAGCAACAATAACGGCGGCGGCGGTGGTGGTAACAACAACTTCCAGCGCAAGGGCGGAAACCCGCTCAGCCGGACGTATGACAGCTCCGGACCGGATGTAAAAATCCGCGGGACTGCCCAGCATATTGCAGAAAAATATTCGGCTCTTGCCCGCGATGCGCAGAGTTCAGGTGACCGCGTCATGGCGGAAAACTATCTGCAGCACGCCGAACATTACAACCGCATCATCGCAGCAGCCCAGGCCCAGATGCAGGATCGCTTCCAGCATCAGGAACGTGACGGCAATTCGATCGATCAGGACGACCTCGACGGTGGTGATGGCGACGATCTGGGCTACGCACCGCAGCCGATGATCGATGAACCGCAGCAGCGTCGCGAACAGCGTGAGCAGCGTGAACCCCGCGAGCAGAACGCTCAGGGCCAGAACCCGCAAGGTCAGAATGGTCAGGGCCAGAACAACCAGGCCCAGGGTGGCCAGGAGCAGCAGCCGCGCGAAAACCGCCGGGATCGCAACGAGCGCCGCGAGCGTCGCCAGGATCGTCCCGACCGTGGCGAGCGCGCCGAGCGTTCCGCCGAGCCTAAGGCTCCGGTCGCGCCGCAGGTGACGGAAGCTGCCGAGATTTCGGCTCCTGTCATCGAGGATGGCTCCGGTCCGCAGCCGGTGATCGAAGGCACGCCTGCCGAGGTCGTGGTCGAGGAAGAAGCCCAGACGGAGGCCGCCCCGCGCCGCCGCCGTGCTGCCGCAACCCGTCCTCGCCGTCAGCCGCGCAAGAGCGCCGAAGCCGCCGAGGGTGAAGAGCCCGCAACGGAAATGGCAGACGTCGCCGCCGGCGAATAA